The Leucobacter chromiiresistens genome has a window encoding:
- a CDS encoding FadR/GntR family transcriptional regulator: MAATTGSDRARATLAYLRRKITTGEWPVGGRIPIEPELAEQTGVGRSTVREAVRSLASIGMLETLPGRGTFVRSAAPTSTLLNEFLTDFTLEEILSYRRALEIEAAQQAALHRTDEDIAALERAAIEEVGCTRCPVLGFAADVDTAFDSRFHRLVFDAAKNRLLAALYAGINDRLRTPEHRGRLANVATGAEMERDHARVLDAIRRRDFIDAVHAMVNHVDHDVVIVNDQHEVIPPLARTPEQQQRIDEAQMAQDHVLARAEAQARP, from the coding sequence ATGGCAGCGACCACAGGGTCAGATCGAGCACGCGCGACGCTCGCCTACCTGCGTCGCAAGATCACCACCGGCGAGTGGCCCGTCGGCGGGCGCATCCCCATCGAACCGGAGCTCGCCGAGCAGACCGGGGTGGGGCGCTCGACCGTGCGCGAGGCCGTACGATCACTCGCCAGCATCGGCATGCTCGAGACCCTCCCGGGGCGCGGCACGTTCGTGCGCTCGGCCGCGCCGACGAGCACGCTCCTCAACGAGTTCCTCACCGACTTCACGCTCGAGGAGATCCTCAGCTACCGTCGCGCACTCGAGATCGAGGCCGCCCAGCAGGCCGCCCTGCACCGCACCGACGAGGACATCGCGGCGCTCGAACGCGCAGCGATCGAGGAGGTCGGCTGCACGCGCTGCCCCGTGCTCGGCTTCGCCGCCGACGTCGACACGGCGTTCGACAGCCGATTCCACCGCCTCGTCTTCGACGCGGCCAAGAACCGACTGCTCGCCGCCCTCTACGCGGGCATCAACGACCGCCTGCGCACCCCCGAGCACCGCGGGCGCCTCGCGAACGTTGCCACCGGCGCGGAGATGGAGCGCGATCACGCGCGCGTGCTCGACGCGATCCGGCGCCGCGACTTCATCGACGCCGTGCACGCGATGGTCAACCACGTCGACCACGACGTCGTCATCGTCAACGACCAGCACGAGGTGATCCCGCCGCTCGCCCGCACCCCCGAGCAGCAGCAGCGCATCGACGAGGCGCAGATGGCCCAGGATCACGTGCTCGCGCGCGCCGAGGCCCAGGCCCGCCCCTGA
- a CDS encoding ABC transporter substrate-binding protein produces the protein MRQTSFRRRALAVAGVTAAAALTLSACSSSDSSGEGGSAETFNIGISQFVQHPALDSATEGFKQAFIDAGYVEGETVNFDEQNANAEQATAVTIAQGFATSDNDLVLAVATPAAQAAAQAITDKPILFTAVTDAVSAELVDSNETPGGNVTGTSDLAPLDEQLKMLQEIVPDAKKVGIVYASGEVNSEVQVEAAQEAAADLDLEIVTKTVTTANDIAQATEALGDVDAIYVPTDNLVVSGIASLVQVAEEQQIPVIGAEAGTVEGGAVATLGIDYVDLGHQTGEMAIKILEDGADPAELAVETSKSFTYVVNPGAAERMGVEIPKEILDQAETVE, from the coding sequence ATGCGACAGACCTCGTTCCGCCGCCGCGCACTCGCCGTCGCCGGCGTCACCGCCGCCGCAGCCCTCACCCTCAGCGCCTGCTCCTCCTCCGACTCCTCGGGAGAGGGCGGATCGGCCGAGACCTTCAACATCGGGATCAGCCAGTTCGTGCAGCACCCGGCCCTCGACTCGGCGACCGAGGGCTTCAAGCAGGCCTTCATCGACGCCGGATACGTCGAGGGCGAGACCGTCAACTTCGACGAGCAGAACGCGAACGCCGAGCAGGCGACCGCCGTCACCATCGCCCAGGGCTTCGCGACCTCCGACAACGACCTGGTGCTCGCCGTCGCGACCCCTGCGGCCCAGGCCGCCGCCCAGGCGATCACCGACAAGCCGATCCTCTTCACCGCCGTGACCGACGCCGTCTCGGCCGAGCTCGTCGACTCGAACGAGACCCCCGGCGGCAACGTGACGGGCACGAGCGACCTCGCGCCGCTCGACGAGCAGCTCAAGATGCTGCAGGAGATCGTGCCCGATGCGAAGAAGGTGGGCATCGTCTACGCCTCGGGCGAGGTGAACTCGGAGGTGCAGGTCGAAGCGGCGCAGGAGGCCGCAGCCGACCTCGACCTCGAGATCGTCACGAAGACCGTCACCACCGCGAACGACATCGCGCAGGCGACCGAGGCGCTCGGCGACGTCGACGCCATTTACGTGCCCACCGACAACCTCGTCGTCTCGGGCATCGCCTCGCTCGTGCAGGTCGCCGAGGAGCAGCAGATCCCCGTGATCGGCGCCGAGGCCGGCACCGTCGAGGGCGGCGCGGTCGCCACGCTCGGCATCGACTACGTCGACCTGGGCCACCAGACCGGCGAGATGGCCATCAAGATCCTCGAAGACGGCGCCGACCCGGCCGAGCTCGCCGTCGAGACCTCGAAGAGCTTCACCTACGTGGTCAACCCCGGCGCCGCCGAGCGCATGGGCGTCGAGATCCCGAAGGAGATCCTCGACCAGGCGGAGACCGTCGAGTAA
- a CDS encoding ABC transporter permease, with protein MIGALELGLIYGVMALGVYLTFRVLNFPDLTVDGSFTTGAAVAAALITTGQNPVLATLAGGGAGLVAGIVTGLLHTKGRIDGLLSGILTMIALWSINLRIMGTAKEDTAVAANLPLLRADTVFTPLRDGDLLGTWGGVAIILVAVLVLKFIVDWFLSTNLGLAIQATGDNGPMIRSFGVNTDRTTILTLAISNGFVGLCGALVAQYQGFADISMGVGLILVGLASVILGQAIFGQRFIWLASLAVVLGAVIYRLIIFFALRAGLDPNDMKLITALLVIAALLLPRWGFLRRIPMLRRKDGRVVLEDVTAPASAAATAGADDTAARAGAPRGDADAAPMTAGSSPEPDTHAGR; from the coding sequence ATGATTGGCGCGCTCGAACTCGGCCTCATCTACGGGGTGATGGCACTGGGCGTCTACCTGACGTTCCGGGTGCTCAACTTCCCGGACCTCACGGTCGACGGCAGCTTCACCACGGGCGCCGCCGTCGCGGCCGCGCTGATCACAACCGGGCAGAACCCCGTCCTCGCCACCCTCGCCGGTGGCGGGGCCGGGCTCGTCGCGGGCATCGTCACCGGCCTGCTGCACACGAAGGGGCGCATCGACGGCCTGCTCTCGGGCATCCTGACCATGATCGCCCTCTGGTCGATCAACCTGCGCATCATGGGCACCGCGAAAGAAGACACGGCGGTCGCCGCGAATCTCCCGCTGCTGCGCGCCGACACCGTGTTCACCCCGCTGCGCGACGGCGACCTGCTCGGCACCTGGGGCGGCGTCGCCATCATCCTCGTCGCCGTGCTCGTGCTCAAGTTCATCGTCGACTGGTTCCTCTCGACCAACCTCGGCCTCGCCATCCAGGCGACGGGCGACAACGGCCCGATGATCCGCAGCTTCGGCGTCAACACCGACCGCACCACCATCCTCACCCTCGCGATCTCGAACGGGTTCGTCGGCCTCTGCGGGGCGCTCGTCGCCCAGTACCAGGGCTTCGCCGACATCAGCATGGGCGTCGGGCTGATCCTCGTCGGCCTCGCGTCGGTCATCCTCGGCCAGGCCATCTTCGGCCAGCGCTTCATCTGGCTCGCCAGCCTCGCCGTGGTGCTCGGCGCCGTCATCTACCGCCTCATCATCTTCTTCGCCCTCCGCGCCGGCCTCGACCCGAACGACATGAAGCTCATCACGGCGCTGCTCGTCATCGCCGCGCTGCTGCTGCCGCGCTGGGGCTTTCTGCGGAGGATCCCGATGCTGCGGCGCAAGGACGGCCGCGTCGTGCTCGAAGACGTGACCGCGCCGGCATCCGCCGCCGCGACGGCCGGCGCCGACGACACCGCCGCTCGCGCCGGCGCGCCGAGGGGCGACGCCGACGCAGCGCCGATGACCGCCGGATCCTCCCCCGAACCCGACACGCACGCCGGAAGGTAG
- a CDS encoding carboxylesterase/lipase family protein, with amino-acid sequence MPGSALGGAPRPVVRTTAGAVRGVWEPIDAAGPTGASAAVFRGIPYAAAPVGDLRFAAPQPPAAWDGVRDAARFGPTPQRGDAGITLIPEHSVPGDNTLNVNVWTPDPGAAARLPVVVWIHGGGFISGSPASPWYDGRAFARDGVGLVTFSYRLGFTGFGWLDGAPANRGVLDWVRALEWVRQNIAAFGGDADRVTVAGQSAGGGAVLTLLGVPAARGLLHGGYAMSAAIAAPSVEAAAARTRHLARLAGVTPDAAGVSALPETRILELQRRITAPAAPRLLRDVHGLLRDGLMIGPLADGEIVPHDAVRGAALGASAHVPLALCTADDELMGLFAPRPILDRAPRRAVLRGLGASAAAVDRWLAIDEISATTSSVALVGRYATDAVFRSWVPRISRARAASDAAGATWTSRFSWHAPEAEAGAPHIAGHCSDVPFVFDRLDAPGVERVAGQAPPQALADAVHGALVRFARDGAPGWGADEAGAGPTRVFDLPVREETDAYASAAALLEEGEPPGPAS; translated from the coding sequence ATGCCCGGCAGCGCACTCGGCGGAGCGCCGCGCCCCGTCGTGCGGACGACCGCGGGGGCCGTCCGCGGCGTCTGGGAGCCGATCGACGCCGCAGGGCCGACCGGGGCGAGCGCCGCGGTGTTCCGCGGCATCCCCTACGCCGCCGCTCCCGTCGGCGACCTCCGGTTCGCCGCCCCGCAGCCCCCCGCGGCCTGGGACGGCGTGCGCGACGCGGCCCGCTTCGGCCCGACGCCCCAGCGCGGCGACGCCGGCATCACGCTGATCCCCGAGCACTCCGTGCCGGGCGACAACACGCTGAACGTCAACGTCTGGACCCCCGACCCGGGCGCCGCCGCGCGGCTGCCCGTCGTCGTCTGGATCCACGGCGGCGGATTCATCTCGGGTTCGCCCGCCAGCCCCTGGTACGACGGGCGCGCCTTCGCCCGCGACGGCGTCGGGCTCGTCACCTTCTCGTACCGCCTCGGCTTCACCGGCTTCGGCTGGCTCGACGGCGCCCCCGCGAACCGCGGCGTGCTCGACTGGGTGCGCGCACTCGAATGGGTGCGGCAGAACATCGCGGCGTTCGGCGGCGACGCGGATCGCGTGACCGTCGCCGGGCAATCGGCCGGGGGCGGAGCCGTGCTCACCCTGCTCGGCGTGCCCGCGGCGCGCGGCCTCCTCCACGGCGGATACGCGATGTCCGCCGCCATCGCCGCCCCGTCCGTGGAGGCCGCCGCGGCGCGCACCCGCCACCTCGCCCGACTCGCCGGAGTGACCCCCGACGCGGCGGGCGTCTCGGCGCTGCCCGAGACGCGGATCCTCGAACTGCAGCGCAGGATCACCGCGCCCGCCGCTCCCCGGCTGCTGCGCGACGTGCACGGTCTGCTGCGCGACGGCCTCATGATCGGCCCCCTGGCCGACGGCGAGATCGTGCCCCATGATGCGGTGCGGGGCGCCGCGCTCGGCGCGAGCGCGCACGTGCCGCTCGCACTGTGCACCGCCGACGACGAGCTCATGGGCCTGTTCGCACCGCGACCGATCCTCGACCGCGCGCCGCGGCGCGCCGTGCTGCGCGGACTCGGCGCCTCCGCCGCGGCAGTCGACCGCTGGCTGGCGATCGACGAGATCAGCGCCACCACCAGCAGTGTCGCCCTCGTCGGACGCTACGCGACCGACGCCGTGTTCCGCTCGTGGGTGCCCCGCATCTCGCGGGCGCGCGCCGCATCGGACGCCGCGGGGGCGACCTGGACCTCGCGATTCTCGTGGCACGCCCCCGAGGCCGAAGCCGGAGCGCCCCACATCGCGGGGCACTGCAGCGACGTGCCCTTCGTCTTCGACCGGCTCGACGCGCCCGGGGTGGAGCGCGTCGCCGGGCAGGCGCCCCCGCAGGCGCTCGCGGATGCCGTGCACGGCGCACTCGTGCGCTTCGCGCGCGACGGCGCGCCCGGCTGGGGCGCCGACGAGGCGGGCGCCGGCCCGACCCGCGTGTTCGACCTGCCCGTGCGCGAGGAGACCGACGCGTACGCCTCGGCGGCGGCGCTGCTCGAGGAGGGCGAACCGCCCGGCCCAGCGAGTTGA
- a CDS encoding helix-turn-helix domain-containing protein has translation MEIPAHRKAFGTRLRELRVARGWSSQEAFALHAGLDRTYVSGIESGRRNPTLDVLARIAGALEVPLSDLFSLVTLEMGAQALSSSDRRRG, from the coding sequence GTGGAGATTCCAGCGCATCGCAAAGCTTTCGGTACCCGTCTTCGCGAGTTGCGCGTCGCTCGCGGGTGGAGCTCGCAAGAGGCCTTCGCGTTGCATGCCGGTCTGGATCGCACGTATGTGAGCGGGATCGAGAGCGGCCGCCGCAATCCCACTCTGGACGTGCTCGCGCGGATCGCGGGCGCGCTCGAGGTGCCGTTATCGGATCTGTTCTCGCTGGTCACGCTCGAGATGGGTGCCCAGGCGTTATCGAGCTCCGATCGGCGCCGCGGGTAG
- a CDS encoding proline dehydrogenase family protein, producing the protein MAAEPIAPASVWDAVSDRSEALVHAWIAALRDRAPDDALEARGSAHLLEGLRGDPDSFEFTRRLLELVAGTEDAFASALGLHAVSQEVPDSLPARDRFAVRAGGATSLGLPWAVMPVARKWLRDRVSGLVLAVRLPGGASGAGGAGGAGGAGGAAPSARFGSSVGSALVEANRRCTDAGITPVTRPLGTGVHGPAGAAREVERLVALAAHPAVAHLVVDPQRIAPGGSDWSFDDDVERAAAALEPVLRASVEHGTTIHLAAGSVRWARMLPDIAVRALVDPALDRARIGVQLLAELPESREYYGRLSRWAQRRVAEGGAPAEVVIGVGGVAGAERIASIETGLPVPVLEDRADVLAQFLRLLELALHPGRAAVLRPVLATEDVFVLASAIALAEELGSLELSAVQLRSGVAPGLATVLRGALSHVRVSVPVVSPKEFGGAVDLLVGIAAEAADPDSSLSRLEALIPQLGDSDGADAEPGADAEPGAESALSRALAEFQTALGRASEPAPGSHRTQDRAREWDPSERDSALFYRAPDEPARFETGGLTAAVLGLTRGSTGEFTLEAVAPPRAIPAVSESGFANEPGTDATVAGNREWARELFRAARTEVGALDTANDTVALSAADLNPDHVAAEARSRAEAWSAQPFRTRASRLRRSALALVAARDRLIQLLATETGAPVAELDAEVDDLVDAARYSGQLAEALGAVRGATFVPDPLVLVAADAPTPLSAQAEAVFAALAAGSGVLWIVPHRLRASAAAVLEECEVGGLTPGVVRLEAAVVGQTVAELAAHRGVDRACVIGSRAEALELSRRRPDLRVEGRFRARGFVLVTPSADLDLAIADVVASAFSGAAGGLRAARGVILLGSVARSRRFREGLADAVRALRAGDSGRDVDSDVLGLQVGPLHAAPNAAERRALAELARGEEWIVTPAPLDPEERVWSPGVRAGVAAGAAFWDDARTVPVVGITTAHSLGEALALQNSPGSGGVAAIHSNDADEIAAWLDGVEAAAVSVNRATTRARVERQPGGGWNDAGMGLSGLAGGPNRLIALGSWRLREGSRSETLHLRGLEPEVRLLIEALQPVLPYQAFDELRRAALADALTWRTSFGVDRDAIGLGIERNVMRHRPVATHVRLAEGGAIVSLARVVAAALLARAPISISTGEVLPVELADFLERYDIEVSLERDDDWLERLAVAGPVAADGTRALRVRLIDGDRVRAAEWLGQQDRVAIWAEPVTMAGPVELLSLVREQAVSARAHRHGLAVTVPGLDDAIEP; encoded by the coding sequence ATGGCAGCTGAACCCATCGCCCCGGCGTCGGTGTGGGACGCCGTTTCGGATCGCTCCGAAGCGCTCGTGCACGCGTGGATCGCGGCGCTGCGCGATCGCGCGCCCGACGATGCGCTGGAGGCCCGCGGTTCGGCGCATCTGCTCGAAGGGCTGCGCGGCGACCCCGACAGCTTCGAGTTCACGCGACGGCTGCTCGAACTCGTTGCGGGAACGGAGGATGCCTTCGCCTCGGCGCTCGGCCTGCACGCCGTCTCGCAGGAGGTGCCCGACTCCCTCCCGGCGCGAGATCGTTTCGCGGTGCGCGCCGGCGGAGCGACGTCGCTCGGCCTCCCGTGGGCGGTGATGCCGGTCGCCCGCAAATGGCTTCGGGATCGCGTGTCGGGGCTCGTGCTCGCCGTTCGACTGCCGGGCGGCGCGAGCGGTGCGGGCGGCGCTGGCGGTGCGGGTGGCGCGGGCGGTGCGGCGCCCTCGGCGCGGTTCGGCTCCTCCGTCGGTTCGGCGCTCGTGGAGGCGAACCGTCGCTGCACGGACGCGGGCATCACCCCCGTGACGCGGCCGCTCGGCACGGGAGTGCACGGCCCCGCCGGGGCGGCGCGCGAGGTGGAGCGGCTCGTCGCGCTCGCCGCGCACCCCGCCGTCGCGCACCTGGTGGTCGACCCGCAGCGCATCGCCCCCGGCGGCTCGGACTGGTCGTTCGACGACGACGTCGAGCGCGCGGCGGCCGCACTCGAACCCGTGCTGCGCGCCTCGGTGGAGCACGGCACCACGATCCATCTCGCGGCCGGCAGCGTGCGGTGGGCGCGCATGCTGCCCGACATCGCGGTGCGGGCGCTCGTCGACCCCGCACTCGACCGGGCGCGCATCGGCGTGCAGCTGCTCGCCGAGCTGCCCGAGTCGCGCGAGTACTACGGCCGGCTGAGCCGGTGGGCGCAGCGCCGGGTCGCCGAGGGCGGGGCGCCGGCGGAGGTCGTCATCGGAGTCGGGGGCGTCGCGGGGGCCGAGCGGATCGCCTCCATCGAGACCGGCCTCCCGGTGCCGGTGCTGGAGGATCGCGCAGACGTGCTCGCCCAGTTCCTCCGGCTCTTGGAGCTCGCCCTGCACCCGGGTCGTGCCGCGGTGCTGCGGCCGGTGCTCGCCACGGAGGACGTGTTCGTGCTGGCCTCGGCGATCGCGCTCGCGGAGGAGCTCGGCTCGCTCGAGCTGAGCGCCGTGCAGCTGCGCAGCGGCGTCGCCCCCGGCCTCGCGACGGTGCTGCGCGGCGCCCTGTCGCACGTGCGCGTCTCCGTGCCCGTCGTCTCCCCCAAGGAGTTCGGGGGCGCCGTCGATCTGCTCGTGGGCATTGCCGCCGAGGCGGCCGATCCCGATTCGAGCCTCTCCCGGCTCGAAGCGCTCATTCCGCAGCTCGGCGACTCCGACGGCGCAGACGCGGAGCCGGGCGCAGACGCGGAGCCGGGTGCGGAATCCGCGCTGTCCCGCGCGCTCGCCGAGTTCCAGACGGCGCTCGGCCGGGCCTCCGAGCCCGCGCCCGGCTCGCATCGCACGCAGGATCGCGCCCGCGAGTGGGATCCCTCGGAGCGCGACAGCGCGCTCTTCTACCGGGCGCCCGACGAGCCCGCGCGCTTCGAGACCGGCGGGCTCACCGCGGCGGTGCTCGGACTGACGCGCGGGTCGACCGGGGAGTTCACGCTCGAGGCGGTGGCGCCGCCGCGCGCCATCCCCGCCGTCTCCGAGTCGGGATTCGCGAACGAACCCGGCACCGACGCGACCGTCGCCGGCAACCGCGAGTGGGCGCGCGAGCTGTTCCGGGCCGCCCGCACCGAGGTCGGCGCCCTCGACACCGCGAACGACACCGTGGCGCTCTCGGCCGCCGATCTGAACCCCGATCATGTCGCCGCCGAAGCCCGGTCGCGCGCTGAGGCGTGGTCGGCGCAGCCGTTCCGCACGCGCGCCTCGCGCCTCCGCCGATCCGCACTCGCACTGGTCGCCGCTCGCGATCGGCTGATCCAGCTGCTCGCCACCGAGACGGGCGCTCCGGTCGCGGAGCTCGACGCGGAGGTCGACGATCTCGTCGATGCGGCCCGCTACAGCGGCCAGCTCGCCGAGGCCCTCGGCGCCGTGCGCGGGGCGACCTTCGTGCCCGACCCGCTCGTGCTCGTCGCCGCCGACGCGCCGACGCCGCTCTCGGCGCAGGCGGAGGCCGTCTTCGCGGCGCTCGCCGCGGGGAGCGGGGTGCTCTGGATCGTGCCGCATCGTCTGCGCGCATCGGCCGCCGCCGTGCTGGAGGAGTGCGAGGTCGGCGGGCTCACTCCCGGGGTGGTGCGGCTCGAGGCGGCCGTCGTCGGGCAGACCGTCGCCGAGCTGGCCGCGCACCGGGGCGTGGATCGCGCCTGCGTCATCGGCTCGCGCGCCGAGGCGCTCGAGCTGTCGCGCCGACGCCCCGATCTCCGGGTGGAGGGGCGGTTCCGCGCGCGGGGGTTCGTGCTGGTCACCCCTTCCGCCGATCTCGATCTGGCGATCGCCGACGTGGTCGCCTCGGCGTTCTCGGGCGCGGCGGGCGGTCTGCGCGCGGCCCGGGGCGTGATCCTGCTCGGGAGCGTGGCCCGTTCGCGGCGGTTCCGGGAGGGCCTCGCCGATGCGGTGCGCGCGCTCCGCGCCGGCGACAGCGGGCGCGACGTCGACTCGGATGTGCTCGGCCTCCAGGTCGGCCCGCTCCACGCGGCGCCGAACGCCGCAGAGCGGCGCGCCCTCGCCGAGCTCGCCCGGGGCGAGGAGTGGATCGTGACGCCCGCTCCGCTCGACCCGGAGGAGCGGGTCTGGTCGCCCGGGGTGCGAGCCGGCGTGGCGGCGGGGGCCGCCTTCTGGGACGATGCGCGAACGGTCCCGGTCGTCGGGATCACGACGGCGCACTCGCTGGGCGAGGCGCTGGCGCTGCAGAACAGCCCGGGCAGCGGCGGAGTCGCCGCGATCCACTCGAACGACGCCGACGAGATCGCCGCCTGGCTCGACGGCGTCGAGGCTGCGGCGGTGTCGGTCAACCGCGCGACGACGCGGGCGCGGGTGGAGCGCCAGCCGGGAGGCGGGTGGAACGATGCGGGCATGGGGCTCTCGGGCCTCGCCGGCGGACCGAACCGGTTGATCGCACTCGGCTCGTGGCGGCTCCGGGAGGGGAGCCGCAGCGAGACGCTGCACCTGCGCGGGCTCGAGCCGGAGGTGCGCCTGCTCATCGAGGCGCTCCAGCCGGTGCTGCCGTACCAGGCCTTCGACGAGCTGCGCCGTGCCGCGCTCGCCGACGCCCTCACCTGGCGCACGTCGTTCGGGGTCGACCGCGATGCGATCGGGCTGGGCATCGAGCGCAACGTCATGAGGCACCGCCCCGTCGCCACTCACGTGCGGCTCGCGGAGGGCGGTGCGATCGTGTCGCTCGCGCGGGTGGTCGCGGCGGCGCTCCTCGCGCGTGCGCCGATATCGATCTCGACGGGCGAGGTGCTGCCCGTCGAGCTCGCCGACTTCCTGGAGCGCTACGACATTGAAGTGTCGCTCGAACGCGACGACGACTGGCTCGAGCGGTTGGCGGTCGCCGGGCCGGTCGCGGCGGACGGCACGCGAGCGCTGCGTGTGCGTCTCATCGACGGGGATCGCGTGCGCGCCGCGGAGTGGCTCGGCCAGCAGGATCGCGTGGCCATCTGGGCGGAGCCGGTGACGATGGCCGGCCCCGTCGAGCTGCTCTCCCTGGTGCGGGAGCAGGCGGTCTCCGCGCGGGCGCACCGGCACGGACTGGCGGTGACGGTGCCAGGGCTCGATGACGCAATCGAGCCCTGA
- a CDS encoding YbhB/YbcL family Raf kinase inhibitor-like protein, translated as MTNGNPSRGEIDPYARMRPVPSFSLRSTDIQDGEPLPAEQFAEAAGGSNRSPQLSWEGFPAETRSFAVTCFDPDAPTGSGFWHWAVANLPLGTRELAAGAGAPGGALLPAGALTLPNERRQRAYAGAAPPPGTGVHHYWFVVHALDVEHVNVDPDATPAVLGVTMRDAVLARAIIVATGEFGQVN; from the coding sequence ATGACGAATGGGAATCCGAGTCGCGGTGAGATCGATCCGTATGCGCGCATGCGGCCGGTGCCGAGCTTCTCGTTGCGCAGCACCGACATCCAGGACGGCGAGCCGCTGCCGGCGGAGCAGTTCGCGGAGGCGGCCGGAGGGTCGAATCGCTCGCCGCAGCTGAGCTGGGAGGGGTTCCCCGCCGAGACGCGGAGCTTCGCCGTCACCTGCTTCGACCCCGACGCCCCGACGGGGTCGGGGTTCTGGCACTGGGCGGTGGCGAATCTGCCGCTGGGCACGCGCGAGCTCGCGGCGGGGGCGGGGGCTCCCGGCGGCGCGCTGCTGCCGGCCGGGGCGCTGACCCTGCCGAACGAGCGGCGGCAGCGGGCCTATGCGGGCGCTGCGCCGCCGCCGGGAACGGGCGTGCATCACTATTGGTTCGTGGTGCATGCGCTCGACGTGGAGCACGTGAACGTCGATCCGGATGCGACGCCGGCCGTGCTCGGGGTCACGATGCGGGATGCGGTGCTGGCGCGGGCGATCATCGTCGCCACGGGGGAGTTCGGCCAGGTCAACTGA
- a CDS encoding ABC transporter ATP-binding protein produces MLTIDRIEKTFFPGTVNERRALGGLSLRLDEGDFVTVIGSNGAGKSTLLNAISGRYTVDSGSIEIDGQRVNRLREFQRAKYIGRVFQDPMAGTAPDLTIEQNLALAERRGRSRGLGLALSRTLRDRFREELTSLELGLEHRLTAKVGLLSGGQRQALSLLMAGFTRPRILLLDEHTAALDPQRAALVTELTDRIVAQGSLTTLMVTHNMEQALRLGNRLIMMHEGNIVFEASAAEKRQLTVPRLLEEFAKIKGAQLDDRALLA; encoded by the coding sequence ATGCTCACCATCGACCGCATCGAGAAGACCTTCTTCCCCGGCACCGTCAACGAGCGCCGCGCCCTGGGCGGCCTCAGCCTGCGCCTCGACGAGGGAGACTTCGTCACCGTGATCGGCTCCAACGGCGCCGGCAAGTCGACGCTCCTGAACGCCATCTCCGGCCGCTACACCGTCGACTCCGGCAGCATCGAGATCGACGGCCAGCGCGTCAACCGGCTCCGCGAGTTCCAGCGCGCGAAGTACATCGGGCGCGTGTTCCAGGATCCGATGGCGGGCACCGCGCCCGACCTCACCATCGAGCAGAACCTCGCGCTCGCCGAGCGCCGCGGGAGGAGCCGCGGCCTCGGGCTCGCGCTGAGCCGCACGCTGCGCGATCGCTTCCGCGAGGAGCTCACGTCGCTCGAGCTGGGCCTCGAGCACCGCCTCACCGCGAAGGTCGGGCTGCTCTCCGGCGGGCAGCGCCAGGCCCTGTCGCTCCTCATGGCCGGGTTCACGCGGCCCCGCATCCTGCTGCTCGACGAGCACACGGCGGCGCTCGATCCGCAGCGCGCCGCCCTCGTCACCGAGCTCACCGACCGCATCGTCGCTCAGGGGTCGCTCACCACGCTGATGGTCACGCATAACATGGAGCAGGCGCTGCGACTCGGCAACCGACTCATCATGATGCACGAGGGCAACATCGTGTTCGAGGCGTCGGCGGCGGAGAAGCGGCAGCTCACCGTGCCGCGGCTCCTCGAGGAGTTCGCGAAGATCAAGGGCGCCCAGCTCGACGACCGGGCGCTCCTCGCCTGA
- a CDS encoding GNAT family N-acetyltransferase, which translates to MTDLPEPLVLRSAHVSEMPPAAFYRLAALRQTVFVVEQNCVYLDLDGRDLEEGSVQLWAEDADGEIAATVRILDEGAAPDGARSIGRVVTAPAWRGRGVAAALLEAAIRQCGGRPIELHAQSHLVGWYARFGFASAGDEYLEDGIPHTPMRLG; encoded by the coding sequence ATGACCGACCTCCCCGAACCACTGGTGCTCCGCTCCGCGCACGTCTCGGAGATGCCCCCCGCCGCCTTCTACCGCCTCGCCGCGCTGCGACAGACCGTCTTCGTGGTCGAGCAGAACTGCGTCTACCTAGACCTTGACGGGCGCGACCTGGAGGAGGGCTCGGTGCAGCTGTGGGCGGAGGACGCCGACGGCGAGATCGCGGCGACCGTGCGCATCCTCGACGAGGGCGCGGCCCCCGACGGTGCGCGCAGCATCGGGCGAGTCGTCACCGCCCCTGCGTGGCGCGGGCGCGGAGTCGCCGCCGCCCTGCTGGAGGCCGCCATCCGACAGTGCGGCGGCCGCCCGATCGAGCTCCACGCACAGTCGCACCTTGTCGGCTGGTACGCCCGTTTCGGCTTCGCGAGCGCCGGCGACGAGTACCTCGAGGACGGCATCCCGCACACCCCCATGCGGCTGGGCTGA